A genomic region of Halomonas aestuarii contains the following coding sequences:
- a CDS encoding phage late control D family protein has protein sequence MPDNAFINIRPVIHVDGERRDDLTDALIGMVVNLPLHGCAHGELTVTNWGTPAGGDAPAHVFDDIVLGAEVDIAMGQPDPVRIFRGEITAIEEQYGDGAPGLALLLQDRLHRLARARQSRHYEEHSPDDIVRAIADAAGLRADVRVSSINRSWHQLNESDLAFLLRLLGRFDIALRLEDDTLRARPEEPDGDPVDLSAQDSALSVRLIADLNHQPVASRSQGYNVGTAEAVDHSSDRLTPAPEATSAADTLARLGWAGDDTVPHPFARSQAEAEAYADAHFRRMAKRFVQGDIVCQGEPTLKSGRDIRLSGVSPRLRGTYQVVHCCHRFDSQNGYETHLKVNRADWSPTP, from the coding sequence ATGCCGGACAACGCCTTCATCAACATCCGCCCGGTCATCCACGTGGATGGCGAGCGACGCGACGATCTCACCGATGCGCTCATCGGCATGGTGGTGAACCTGCCGCTCCACGGATGCGCCCATGGCGAGCTGACGGTCACCAACTGGGGAACGCCGGCCGGTGGCGACGCTCCCGCCCATGTCTTCGACGACATCGTCCTGGGGGCGGAAGTGGACATCGCCATGGGACAGCCGGATCCGGTGCGCATCTTCCGGGGAGAGATCACCGCCATCGAGGAGCAGTACGGCGATGGCGCCCCCGGCCTGGCGCTGCTGCTGCAGGACAGGCTGCACCGGCTGGCCCGGGCGCGGCAGAGTCGCCACTACGAGGAACACTCCCCCGACGATATCGTCCGCGCCATTGCCGACGCTGCAGGCCTGCGCGCCGATGTCCGGGTCTCCAGCATCAACCGGAGCTGGCATCAGCTCAACGAAAGCGACCTGGCGTTCCTGCTGCGCCTGCTCGGCCGTTTCGACATCGCGCTGCGGCTGGAGGACGACACCCTGCGCGCCCGGCCGGAAGAGCCGGATGGCGACCCGGTCGATCTCAGCGCCCAGGACAGCGCCTTAAGCGTCCGGCTGATCGCCGACCTGAACCACCAGCCGGTGGCATCCCGCAGCCAAGGCTACAACGTCGGCACGGCCGAGGCGGTGGACCACAGCAGCGACCGGCTGACCCCGGCGCCCGAGGCGACCAGCGCCGCCGACACCCTGGCCCGGCTGGGCTGGGCCGGCGACGATACCGTGCCCCACCCCTTCGCCCGCAGCCAGGCTGAGGCGGAGGCCTACGCCGACGCCCACTTTCGCCGCATGGCCAAGCGCTTCGTGCAGGGCGACATCGTCTGCCAGGGAGAGCCGACGTTGAAGAGCGGCCGTGACATCCGGCTCAGCGGCGTGTCGCCCCGTCTGCGCGGCACCTACCAGGTGGTGCACTGCTGTCACCGCTTCGATAGCCAGAACGGCTACGAAACCCACCTCAAAGTGAACCGAGCCGACTGGAGCCCTACCCCATGA
- a CDS encoding phage baseplate assembly protein V: MNAHTLGHLHSLQLAQVTDNADPDHRGRVKVRLHSAPMEMWASVVAPSAGNGYGASFVPRLEEIVVVAFVDQDTPLVLGSIWCGSGSHPQDADPQEQHYVVRTPSDTVLEFDDNEPKVELRTRSGYRVTVTESGGGEVKIERGSQSVTMTAAEINVDSAGPVNISAARVNLSAAMVQVDAGMSRFSGVVQCDTLIATSVVGTTYTPGAGNIW; this comes from the coding sequence ATGAACGCCCATACCCTTGGCCACCTGCACAGCCTGCAACTGGCGCAGGTCACCGACAACGCCGACCCGGATCACCGCGGCCGCGTCAAGGTGCGGCTGCATTCCGCGCCGATGGAGATGTGGGCCAGCGTGGTGGCCCCCTCGGCCGGTAACGGCTACGGCGCCAGCTTCGTCCCTCGCCTGGAGGAAATCGTCGTGGTGGCGTTCGTCGACCAGGACACCCCGCTGGTGCTGGGCAGCATCTGGTGCGGCAGCGGCAGCCACCCGCAGGACGCCGATCCCCAGGAACAGCACTATGTGGTGCGTACCCCGAGCGACACCGTCCTCGAGTTCGACGACAACGAACCCAAGGTGGAGCTGCGGACCCGCTCCGGTTACCGCGTCACCGTCACCGAGAGCGGCGGCGGCGAAGTGAAGATCGAGCGCGGCTCCCAAAGCGTCACCATGACCGCCGCCGAGATCAACGTGGACAGCGCAGGACCGGTGAACATCAGTGCCGCGCGGGTCAATCTGTCTGCCGCCATGGTGCAGGTGGACGCGGGCATGTCCCGCTTCAGCGGGGTGGTTCAGTGCGACACCCTGATCGCCACCTCGGTGGTGGGCACTACCTACACCCCCGGCGCGGGCAACATCTGGTAA
- a CDS encoding GPW/gp25 family protein: protein MPHVRSWPLGGVDEDGALTWATDDQSVREVMLNILLTRPGERLQRPDFGAGLLNFVHQPNNETTRNLIAGVVRKSLTLWEPRVLVDAVDVSPGPDDVSEVHINIRYRLRHNPAPAELGLTLNLGV from the coding sequence ATGCCCCATGTTCGCAGCTGGCCGCTGGGCGGCGTCGACGAGGACGGTGCCCTGACATGGGCCACAGACGATCAGAGCGTGCGCGAGGTGATGCTGAACATCCTGCTGACCCGTCCCGGCGAACGTCTGCAGCGGCCGGACTTCGGCGCCGGCCTGCTGAACTTCGTCCACCAGCCCAACAACGAGACCACCCGGAACCTCATCGCCGGTGTGGTCAGGAAATCCCTCACGCTGTGGGAGCCGCGCGTGCTGGTGGACGCCGTCGACGTCAGCCCCGGTCCGGACGACGTGTCGGAGGTGCACATCAATATCCGCTATCGACTGCGGCACAACCCGGCCCCCGCCGAACTGGGGCTGACCCTGAACCTGGGCGTCTAA
- a CDS encoding putative baseplate assembly protein: MPLPVPNLDDRRFDDLVAEARERLATHLPELTQIAPGDPMHGFIDLFAWLTETILYRANLIPERQRRILLNLLQIPVRPARPARGVVCVDAGPTSVTLPPLLKEGSQLRGGKQSLTTRGELQPTCLDLQVLIKQRLTPDDLAALGMTLQDLHEQFGLRRGETPSPFQPRRFELGRERLSLARSLDHSFYLACIAPKALDDHLDQLRDNLAGIRLNLAIAPADNLEGDSVGDLEARHLLWELVAPGADGATRFLPLDVMSDTSLGGRQTGVVRLRLPDNSALFEGFASADPMFDGSKHLPPALDDAVEATRVALWLRLRCPDDPDLQLGYLALNGVDVLAQGLRRDRIVGLGTGLPDQVVALPDQQIDAGSLDLQVEEDGAWVQWRGADYLAGQGPDARVYRLDPESGYVTFGDGLENGRRPPRGARIRIAQYRYGGGEAGNLPAGSIREIVDGSPRFTLRHEWPLRGGRDAETVEQAEQRIPQFLTHRNRAVTATDFQLICRGNPVNPVARAEVVEGFLPGHTLEAARHDVPGVVSVFVLPPAQVGIGNWPKPSKALLKDLFNYLLERILIGTELYVLSPQFVPLAVSILVQVRDSQTEQETLKAVQAAVTEYLWPLSPGGASGEGWALGRTVRANELLTRAARVDGVQAVNAVTLFEQTTRDGKPLWRRLPEAEDLDLTGYQLPELMGVRAGIGGTGDTPPLPGGIDPSQGAPGDRGDGIAVPVIPDVC, from the coding sequence ATGCCATTACCGGTCCCCAATCTGGATGATCGCCGCTTCGACGACCTGGTCGCCGAAGCCAGGGAGCGCCTCGCCACCCATCTGCCGGAACTGACGCAGATCGCGCCGGGCGATCCGATGCATGGTTTCATCGACCTGTTCGCGTGGCTCACCGAAACCATCCTCTACCGCGCCAACCTGATTCCCGAACGGCAGCGACGCATCCTGCTGAACCTGCTGCAGATCCCGGTGCGGCCGGCACGCCCGGCGCGGGGCGTCGTCTGCGTCGATGCCGGGCCCACCAGCGTGACACTGCCGCCGCTGCTCAAGGAGGGCAGTCAGCTGCGGGGCGGCAAGCAGAGCCTGACCACCCGGGGCGAACTGCAACCCACCTGCCTCGACCTGCAGGTACTGATCAAGCAGCGCCTGACCCCCGACGACCTGGCGGCACTGGGCATGACGCTGCAGGACCTCCACGAGCAGTTCGGACTGCGCAGGGGCGAAACGCCCAGCCCGTTCCAGCCGAGGCGTTTCGAGCTGGGTCGCGAACGGCTCAGCCTGGCCCGGAGCCTGGATCACAGCTTCTACCTGGCCTGCATCGCGCCGAAAGCACTGGACGACCACCTGGACCAGCTGCGCGACAACCTGGCGGGCATTCGCCTGAACCTGGCCATCGCACCGGCGGACAACCTGGAGGGCGACAGCGTCGGCGACCTGGAGGCACGCCACCTGCTGTGGGAACTGGTCGCCCCGGGGGCCGACGGCGCTACCCGCTTCCTGCCCCTGGATGTCATGTCCGATACGTCGCTGGGGGGACGCCAGACCGGCGTGGTACGGCTGCGCCTTCCCGACAACAGCGCCCTGTTCGAGGGCTTCGCCAGCGCCGACCCCATGTTCGACGGCAGCAAGCACCTTCCGCCGGCGCTGGACGATGCGGTCGAGGCGACTCGGGTGGCGCTGTGGCTCCGCCTGCGCTGTCCGGACGACCCGGACCTGCAACTGGGGTATCTGGCCCTGAACGGCGTCGACGTCCTGGCCCAGGGCCTGCGGCGGGACCGGATCGTCGGCCTCGGCACCGGGTTGCCGGATCAGGTCGTCGCCCTGCCCGATCAGCAGATCGACGCCGGCAGCCTGGACCTGCAGGTCGAGGAGGATGGCGCCTGGGTGCAGTGGCGGGGGGCCGACTACCTCGCGGGCCAGGGACCGGATGCCCGGGTCTATCGACTCGACCCGGAATCGGGCTACGTCACCTTCGGCGACGGCCTGGAGAACGGCCGTCGCCCGCCCCGCGGGGCCCGCATCCGCATCGCCCAGTACCGCTACGGCGGCGGCGAGGCCGGCAACCTGCCCGCGGGCAGCATCAGGGAAATCGTCGACGGCAGCCCTCGTTTCACGCTGCGTCATGAGTGGCCGCTGCGCGGCGGTCGCGACGCCGAAACCGTGGAACAGGCGGAGCAGCGCATCCCCCAGTTTCTCACCCACCGCAACCGCGCGGTGACCGCCACCGACTTCCAGCTGATCTGTCGCGGCAATCCGGTGAATCCGGTGGCGCGTGCCGAGGTCGTCGAAGGCTTCCTGCCGGGCCACACCCTGGAGGCAGCGCGCCATGACGTGCCCGGCGTGGTCAGCGTCTTCGTGCTGCCGCCGGCACAGGTCGGCATCGGCAACTGGCCGAAGCCCAGCAAGGCGCTGCTCAAGGACCTGTTCAACTACCTGCTGGAGCGCATCCTGATCGGCACCGAGCTGTACGTGCTGAGCCCGCAGTTCGTCCCCCTCGCGGTCAGTATCCTGGTGCAGGTGCGGGATTCGCAGACCGAACAGGAGACCCTCAAGGCGGTCCAGGCCGCCGTCACCGAATACCTCTGGCCGCTGTCGCCAGGCGGCGCCAGCGGCGAAGGCTGGGCCCTGGGCCGCACGGTGCGGGCCAACGAACTGCTGACCCGGGCGGCTCGGGTCGACGGCGTGCAGGCGGTCAACGCCGTGACGCTGTTCGAACAGACCACCCGGGACGGCAAGCCCCTGTGGCGGCGCCTGCCCGAGGCGGAAGACCTGGACCTGACCGGCTACCAGTTGCCGGAACTGATGGGCGTTCGGGCAGGCATCGGCGGTACCGGGGACACACCGCCTCTGCCCGGCGGGATCGATCCCTCGCAGGGCGCGCCGGGTGACCGTGGAGACGGTATCGCCGTGCCGGTGATACCGGATGTGTGCTGA
- a CDS encoding phage tail protein, with amino-acid sequence MDVNNTPYFLLRSEAELAEGSRRLQWHAGRQALTLAQNQSLRLPASDAVAALAAWQAATPMAVDTHYQVARLGADARSVEFNSGRGWLPLKDGELNSLSAPAGTLRDLNLNREGRLAVPFSDDIDQHGLLLFHLRQRWLTRCALPVAPRRAWVDADDRVWCIGADRLMLCQGEPLPLPYAPRDDRFEPLTPNPEALGLRWQQPLPSGWEALALCGDRERLYVLVHDGAGSQRILVRSRSTVSDRPYQSYAMGGDVPFAIDLEMAGPGRLAALTPRQADDTPFRQRDCPVLGLQRDAGSDVGEARLILERYPMLSLAVPRFASSADGQLRYQAKPDADYPDVDPRPRELHALRQPRYHLEAAALLQEVLDSGAPNTIWHRVYLDACIPPGCAIRLSARVYDTPEQRGSAELIEQPVPVWNPLPSELAFQQALSGHEPGQRGLFELLLQRPSGPVRRLTGRYLQLRVGLRGTGRSTPSLHAIRVYQPRFSYQEAYLPELYRQELSYDPANDSGPANGADTRERLLASFEGVLTPIEGRIAASDQLLHPDAAPRQNLHWLARSIGADLPAHWPLARQRRWLKQVTLIQQYKGTLPAANLALDILTDGGVQRGDVVVLENFRLRRTMATILGRHLDDADHPLTLGTGMSGNSIVGDSLILSDMNAREFLAMFAPELATEEEALAVEAFFERYGHRLSVLLHGPARQQRNAVEEMLRQQLPAHLQWRIIETERPFILGTSPLLSVDTYLERQPDAEPVILDETRIGQDGLLHNPVAFSPRDINAGARRGDEP; translated from the coding sequence ATGGACGTTAACAACACCCCCTACTTCCTGCTGCGCAGCGAGGCAGAGCTGGCCGAAGGCTCACGACGGCTGCAGTGGCACGCCGGCAGGCAGGCCCTGACCCTGGCGCAGAATCAGAGCCTGCGCCTGCCCGCCAGCGACGCGGTGGCCGCGCTCGCCGCCTGGCAAGCGGCGACACCGATGGCGGTGGACACCCACTACCAGGTCGCGCGACTCGGCGCCGATGCCCGCTCGGTGGAGTTCAACAGCGGCCGGGGCTGGCTGCCGCTGAAGGACGGGGAACTGAACAGCCTCAGCGCACCGGCTGGCACCCTGAGGGACCTGAACCTGAACCGAGAAGGCCGTCTTGCGGTGCCGTTCAGCGACGACATCGACCAGCACGGCCTGTTGCTGTTCCATCTGCGCCAGCGCTGGCTGACCCGGTGTGCACTGCCGGTGGCGCCGCGCCGCGCCTGGGTGGACGCGGACGATCGCGTCTGGTGTATCGGCGCCGACCGGCTGATGCTCTGCCAGGGCGAACCCCTGCCGCTGCCCTATGCGCCCCGCGACGATCGCTTCGAGCCATTGACGCCCAATCCCGAGGCACTTGGCCTGCGCTGGCAGCAGCCGCTGCCGTCCGGGTGGGAAGCCCTGGCGCTGTGCGGCGACCGGGAGCGGCTCTATGTCCTGGTGCACGATGGCGCCGGCAGCCAGCGTATCCTCGTCCGCTCGCGATCGACCGTCAGCGACCGCCCGTACCAGAGCTACGCCATGGGCGGCGACGTCCCCTTCGCCATCGACCTGGAGATGGCCGGTCCCGGCCGGCTCGCGGCCCTGACGCCGCGGCAGGCGGACGATACCCCTTTCCGCCAGCGGGACTGCCCGGTGCTCGGCCTGCAGCGGGATGCCGGCAGCGACGTCGGCGAAGCGCGCCTGATCCTCGAGCGCTATCCCATGCTGTCGCTGGCGGTACCCCGTTTCGCCAGCAGCGCCGACGGTCAATTGCGTTACCAGGCCAAGCCGGACGCGGACTACCCGGACGTCGACCCGCGGCCGCGGGAACTGCACGCCCTGCGCCAGCCCCGTTACCACCTGGAGGCCGCGGCCCTGCTGCAGGAGGTGCTGGATTCGGGCGCCCCCAACACCATCTGGCACCGGGTCTACCTCGATGCCTGCATCCCGCCCGGTTGCGCCATCAGACTGTCGGCGAGGGTCTACGACACCCCGGAACAACGGGGCAGCGCCGAACTGATCGAGCAGCCGGTGCCCGTGTGGAACCCCCTCCCCTCGGAGCTGGCATTCCAACAGGCCCTGTCCGGACACGAGCCCGGCCAGCGGGGACTGTTCGAGCTGCTGTTGCAGCGCCCCAGCGGCCCGGTACGCCGACTGACCGGACGCTATCTGCAGTTGCGGGTAGGGTTGCGCGGCACCGGGCGCTCGACGCCGTCCCTGCATGCCATCCGGGTGTATCAGCCACGATTCTCCTACCAGGAGGCCTACCTGCCGGAACTGTACCGGCAGGAGCTGAGTTACGACCCCGCCAACGACAGCGGGCCGGCCAACGGCGCCGATACCCGCGAGCGGCTGCTGGCGAGCTTCGAGGGCGTTCTCACCCCGATCGAGGGCCGCATCGCCGCCAGCGACCAGCTGCTCCATCCCGATGCGGCGCCGAGGCAAAACCTGCACTGGCTGGCTCGCTCCATCGGCGCGGACCTGCCGGCTCACTGGCCCCTGGCGCGGCAGCGGCGCTGGCTGAAACAGGTCACCCTGATCCAGCAGTACAAGGGCACCCTGCCGGCGGCGAACCTGGCGCTGGACATCCTCACCGACGGCGGCGTGCAGCGGGGCGACGTCGTGGTGCTGGAGAACTTCCGGTTGCGCCGCACCATGGCGACCATCCTCGGACGCCACCTGGACGACGCCGACCACCCCTTGACGCTCGGCACCGGCATGAGCGGCAACAGCATCGTCGGGGACAGCCTGATCCTGTCGGACATGAACGCGCGGGAATTCCTGGCGATGTTCGCGCCGGAACTGGCGACGGAAGAGGAGGCCCTGGCGGTCGAGGCCTTCTTCGAGCGTTACGGTCACCGCCTCAGCGTATTGCTGCACGGCCCCGCACGGCAGCAGCGCAACGCCGTCGAAGAGATGCTCAGGCAGCAGCTACCGGCGCACCTGCAGTGGCGCATCATCGAGACCGAGCGGCCCTTCATCCTGGGCACCTCGCCGCTGCTGAGCGTGGACACCTACCTGGAACGGCAACCCGATGCCGAGCCGGTCATCCTCGACGAAACCCGCATTGGACAGGACGGCCTGCTGCACAACCCTGTGGCGTTTTCGCCGCGGGACATCAACGCCGGCGCCCGACGAGGAGACGAACCATGA